Within the Medicago truncatula cultivar Jemalong A17 chromosome 4, MtrunA17r5.0-ANR, whole genome shotgun sequence genome, the region TTAGTTTCACCTAAGCCGAGATAAACTGTTAGACTTCTTTATTGCGTTGCGAAGAGAGATCGTTGCTCTTGGAGTTGAGGTATTTCTTTCGTTATTgaatctatctatatatatatatatatatatatatatatatatatatatatatatatatatatatatatatatatatagggcatatcaagtgagagggcTTTTTATTATGAGAGGTGAGAGGGTTGAATCCTAGCCCTTGGATTAATCTTTACAATGGTATTGAATTTTAATAACTGCATCCAAACTTTTCGCCACCCTCATTTGCTTGTGCgacctttcctttcctttcttcattaaaaaaacaaaaaaccattctgcattctctctctctctctctctctctctcgtgtTGCTGATTTGATGCTACgatcttttctttcaattttaacttTTCCGGTTCTTGGGTTTGCTGAATCAACTCTAATTGTTTTAGTTAAAATGAATCAAAAGTTATTATTTACACACCTAACCTTTCTTCATCACTGTCACAAGTAGCCATTATTGACCTCACAATTATCGTATTCTTTTCAatatcaaaaataacaattattatatataaatttagatGCTGGATCAATTTGAAGCTTggccaaaaataataatttacttaGTGGCTCATCCTATTAAGCCCCAAAATTTGAATCGACGTGCAGTTCCTTTTGGCATGGAAAGAAAACTTACAGgttttgttaattatgatttaaaaaGCTATGAAAAAAATGGGAGTTTCATGAGATAGAAACAATTGGGTGAGTCACAAAATACGAAACAGAAGAGACCAAGCAAAGTGATTGGGAAactaaagaagaaagaagatggTATTGTGGGAGAAATTTAATACGCGCCTAGTTTTCTGTAACATACTAAATCTGAACCGTTGCTTTAAATCCAAGGGTTAAGATTTAACCCTCTCACTCTCACAATAAATCTCCTCTCATTTAAaatgccatatatatatatatatatatatatatatatatatatatatatatattgacggTCAAAGTTCCTCATTCGCATGCGTGAGGTAGTTGGCCACGACATGCATTTTAAAACACCAGAGAGTGCTATAAAAAATTTTGAGGGGATGGAAATTTAACATTTaatattcatatattaatatataaataaatgacacACATTAACAATATCCGTATATTCAACTAAAAAAAGTGCTCGTAAATATACATGTAAAAAAATACTTGTATATATAGCAGagtgattaaaaattttaaatttatgcaatataaaattataattcatAAAGTAATGAAAGCTTatagaaattataaaattatataagttGATATAATATTTCTCATACGACgtttaaatatatatagaatTAGGATCCGTTGATatcaggtgtcaacggatccgtTGATatcaggtgtcaacggattcgttgacaccaaattctGACCGTCTAAATTTTTAATCGAAGGGCTAACAATTCATCTACATGATAACTAGAGTGGACTCCCCCTGCACTCAGGTGTTGTAGGTCTTTCTTTCATCATTGTTGGTGATTACGTTTCCGTTTACCTCCCTCTTCGATGATCGATGAAATTTCACTTCTATTCCAACAAATTCTTATAGGAATTGTGATCGTCTCTTTCCCCCTTTAATATCAATTTGCATTCTAAGTCACATGGAGAAGCTAATTGAAGAGAGTATGAGGTAATCAATTACTAAAAGTGAAATTTTGACAAAAGCATTTACGTTGTGGTTGTGCAGAGGAACATTCCTGGACAAAGGTTATACcctttctttgaaaaataaaaaaaccatgCGTGTCGTACAAATCTTTAAGTTCATGACAAAAACTTATTTGTTCATGCCCTTGTGTTCAACTCTGAGAtatcaaattgaattttaaaacataaaattgatGGCAGGAGTAAGATATCAAATTCactatatatgaatatataaaaCCAATTTCATGGTTTTGGTGAAATCGAAAACCCTTCAATTAAATTTGCAACAGACTTTCTGTGTGGTCAATTACGGGAGTGTAGAAAGAGATTGGTGAAGAACCAGTGTATTAAGGtgtgtaaaataaatttgatgtcaCCGTGCACTTTTAAGTGAATAATAATAGCCATtagattaaacaaatttaatggatgagatttggtgtTAACGAATCTGTTGACACCTGATGTCAACGGATcttaactcatatatatatatatatatatatatttaggggatgtatcaaatgagaggacattttaaaatgagagggtgagaggaaTTAATTTAGACCGTTAGATCAAAATCAACGCCTCATATTTAATTGTTCTTTCAAAAGGGTCAAATACTGTAACCTATCTTTCCTCTTCTCCACTTCGTCTTCTCTCTTCTGTTGCTCTCATCTCATGTGATTTTCTTAACGTTATTCTCAGACCTTTCCatctcaacaaaaaataatacccTTAATTAAcacatgaaaaaataattaatcaacaCTAAAATTCAGCAATTtaccattaattttaatttttaagaaaattggaTAATCTTGTTTGAGAACATTCCACCATTAACGTGAATCTTCCTTTAACAAGCCATAAATGTAAAGCTTCCAGTAAGTATTTTAAGGTGCAATCCCTGATTATTCCGTCGTGGTTACCGGCGAAAGGGAAACGTTTGGTGAATGCTTTGGCGACGGCGAAAAAACGGTTGTCTGAGGATACGTCACTGTTACGGCGGAGTCAAGGCTTCCAAAAGGGATCCTTTCTTCTCTGCGCTTTTTTCCTCTATATTACCAGTCCATGTTGCTAAAATCTAATCTATGCATCTTTTTCCAAACGAAGATCAAGAGGAGAGTGACAATAAAGAAAGAATCTGAGCGCAAGAGAGAAGCCATGGATACAGGGAGAAGGAAGCCAACATTTCAGTTTCAGCTAGGGATAAGGAAAAGAGAGTATCATACGAGTCATAGAAGTGACATTTAATCACAGCCATCTAATTTAATCTAAGGGTCATTATTTCatcctctcaccctctcattcTAAAATgtcctctcacttgatacatcacctatatatatatatatacccacCAAACCTTGTATTTGTGCGAGTGATCGGACATAGTAATGAGATGAGTGCAGATTGTGTACATATAAGTTtaatactaaaatttattttggtttcctcataaaactaaatttatttaGTAAAGTGGGCTTATTTATTTgcttttgatttttagttttaaatactCAATTGAAAATCACTAATCAGTgtacaaaaactatttttgaaagaaaaaataaataaaagactgTTTGGTAATTCAGGTCCAACCTCACTAGCTCCACAAGACTTCGGGGTgcttggtttgcaaaacagtaagtactTGACTGAACAGTATAAGACAAAATAGCACAACATAAGACATAACAACATAGGACAAATTTTTatgacattgaataattttttattttatacgatttttggggTGCGAAAtgctatttttgtattttagacaacttgtatgtgggataaaaagttgtgttgtggtttggtgagggacaaaaatatgagtttttatcCCGTCCCTTGCCTCTAGTTTGTCCTGCAcctaaaacaattttacaaatcaaacactgaacaactagagttgttctttcttgtccttcattttttagcaaatcaaacgcacccgatcatccttattttttatattgtttgttgctatatttataaaataccGTTAATGAAAAGTGtcacaattttttatgtttttatagagtgaaacccaaaataaaaaattcaaaacacctatgttttcatcttttttagttttaaaaaagagaaaaacaaaaactgtTTAAAATTGCCTATTACAAATGAAACGAGTAATCAAACGTCATCGTGAGTTTAGCTTAATTGGtcctaattttttatattgtttgttGCTATATTTATAAAACGCCGTTAATGAAAAGTGTCACAATTTTTATGCTTTTATAGAGTgaaacccaaaataaaaaatgtaaaacaccaatgttttcattttttttagttttaaaaaagagaaaaacaggAAGAGTTTAAAATTGCCTATTACAACCTATTACAAACGAATAATCCTCgtgagtttagttcagttgatcggtacataaaatatgcaaagtcTGAGATTTAAACCTGGattactacaaaaaaaaaaacgagtaaTCAAACAAACAGACCCCAATCTATTGAtaagactaattttttttttggttaagtaaGATTCATTGAATGATTTATTCATTTCTTCTAGCATGTGGTTTTTATATGCTTGGGACAATCCAAGTATTTTCCCAAATTCAAAACActttcaaaatccaattttatCTACGAAAATATATAAAACGAATAAAAAGGCGAATACTACAGTTGTCATTTTGGGTTGAGAAAACTAGACAAGGATAAAAAAAAGGCAAATTTTACGGTACACCcaacatatttgagtgtaccggtacaccaaccctttaattttataggtaaataagtcgtttttttgaagaaaaatattattttttatcatttataattataatgattaaatcttattcatcaaaagtgtaaacaatttttttttttttaatttctatcgctcataatagagaactttgattattttatacgataatatgtaaaaaaataactatgattcttataaacaatgaatgatgcatttttcttctgaaatcatattgtcataccccaatttttgacctaaggccccactgacacatgtcacttgactctgatcaatctctgatttttcagtgaaaaaaattcggcagggaggtattttaaaatacctcattttttattccgagtcgggtcctcttttctctttttattttctttccatcttttattaattttaattttaagattaattacttttttttatatttaataatttttattttccatcttttaattttatttttctttacataatttagtttaatttgtttttattttatttcatattagatttattttatttttattttatttatttttaattaattagtgtcccaaaaaacaaaagtgtcaataggtcaaaaaataaaatgtccaaggtctaaaaaaatttcaagtcaagtgtcaactttaacattcttttttcaaaattcaccataattgtccatcatttccattaaaccaattttccatttttcatcaacctcctcacctataaatagagccctcattccacacatttgagacaccaaaagttctcttgagttgtcaaagaacttttctctcttctccctatttagcttgtgttgacgagctattcttttcttctccctcttttttctgtcccttcggaaaagtcccttcggaattttgtcccttcggtaatttttgtccctttggttgtccatttctttttattttattctatttagcattttaattattgttatttattttccagcaattagaatgtatttaggtccaatgtaaatataaataagaaaagtgtgtgggtgtgtgtgtccttttatttctttaccgccttagatatatccaaaaatgcaaaaaaattagattaggaattttgtggtgatccaacgtcacgacaaaaatccacgcgcttttatttttattgctctgttagtttaatttttatttaatatttcaaaaaaacaagtgaccgcgtttttattttattttcttaatcaaacttcaatcaatttaactttactttaagtctatttttttaatatttaaaaacacaaacaaatactcatttgccacttgacttttcattttaaaacctttttcaaaactaataaaaaacactcaacaaatcaaacatcAATTTTTACCCcaaactacgaggttttgatccctcatgggtatgtaggcagaggaccatgtcctttcaaatcaataaaaaggcagataaattaggtctcactttcttcttttcttttaatcatcgcattaacttttttttcttcaaaagcaagcaagtcatagcacattaattaaataaaatcaagaggttcccgtagaatACTACGACATAAaaggtgctaataccttccatTTATGGAACTAACCCCCAAACCCTAAATCTCTTAATATAGGGTGTTctgaactttttccccttaaaaaaaaaatgtgttcagtCGTGGAAAGAAAAGTGAGTCAAACGCTAATCAAATGGctttgatctccgaaaaatgacgcgacacatattttctaaaatataaatgccgacaaatatttatttatttcataaaattgatcgTTAGTTTATAGATTTATGAAGCAAGAGTActggtacacctcaatttacgAGTGTACTGTAGAAGTTCCCTAAAAAAGACCAGTTGTCATTTTGACCAAATTAAGTGCAGACCAAAACAGATTTATATACAATCTATAACTCTTCGTGTTgctaggaaaaaaataaagtaggaAAAGCATGAATGTACAAACAAAgcactattttctttttctttggaaATTTGCTTGTGTAGCCGACAAGGCCATGCTTCTGTTCCATACACCAGCCACTCCGTTTGTAGACATGGTAGCTTAAACTGATCCCCCCCCACTCCCCAGCACCTTATTAACAGCAATGGATACAAGACCAGACTGTATCCAGACACAAGGTGCGATGACCGACTCACTGACTCTCCAGACTTGACCACAACCGCCTCTCAGCATAAATCCCTTATTCGTTCAACCAAGTCCCTACAGAAGTTGAGACCAAATAGTTTGAGATTAATAATGAATAATTTTACACAAAAATGACCCAAAATTATGATCATATGATTTTTTACCCGAAATACTAGTAAAACATGTACCTTCTCAAGGAAAGGTCTTCATCTAAAATTGAATCCACCAGATGGAAGATTTTGGCTTCCAAAGTTGAAACCAGATTGATCTGAAGGTAGCATCTCATCTTCATCGTTCGACCAATATGTTTCAAGAATTTTAACAGCCTTCTCATATATTTCTTGGTTATCATGACTTTGCAGGTTTTCTATCTTGTCAAATCCCTCAGAAACATCTATCATCTGAAAATACAAGTTGTCATCTTCAGTGTTACCTCgcctcttctcttcttctccaacAGTCAGAATATTCTCTAGACCCTCTAAACAGACCATGATGATTCTTGCATCGGAGCAATTAAGCAGATCACACAGTGGTTTTATGCAACCCTGATCCGCCAAGTACCTTGTAACCCCAATAGACAAGTGAGTATCATAAATTCACAAAGTTAGAATTTTAAAGAACAACTATTAAAGAAAACACATACTTGACTTGCTCATGATCTCCACCAGCTGTAGCATTTGTTATTGCCCATGCAGCTTCTTTTTTAATGTCAAACTCTGCATTTTGAAGAAGTCTGACAAGTGGAGCAATAAGACCGGCATCAATAACAGCCTGCATATGGAAAATGTCAGCTttcaaacaaaaactaaaaaataaactgTAAAATGTCagctttaaaacaaaaattgaaaaataaactttacCATAAATACAAACTCATTTGATATCTCAAATTAGACATTAgacaatataaatattcaacGCCCTGTTTCCAGCAGGACAAATGCCACCATTTGGTTTAGTTGTGAGTCACGTCACAACTTGTGACGTGACAATTATACATGACCAACATCATCTATCttgaaatacaaaaataaatttcatcCAATCCAACTGATCCGACAAATTGCATGAGCTATGCTCAAACAGTCAAAACTCTTATTCTTAAGAGGCAACACGATACCAAAAATCAATGGCACCCCACTTTTTATTCAATAGCCTATATTCTTTACTCGCTAGAATGGAAATAAAGATTACAAATGTGGGGTGTGAGACTATTTCACCATTAATTCTGCTGGTGTGTGCCAAGTACACTGTCTAACTAAATCTAAGCTGGTTATAATCTCAACATATCTCCACCATAACTACTTATGTGTGTTATGAGTCTTACGGCAACATCCGAGCAACAAAAACAATACGCcataattaaaaattagaaacCCGGGACGCATTTTAGCAACTTCAAATGTTTGATTTATtcatgaagttttttttttttacaacttattCATGGAGTTATGAAGCTTATATGTATGCATATTCTACACAAGTAGACGACAAtgtacaaacaaataaaaaaatcctaaaaaaacataaaaatgacaAAGAAATTAGGATTTCCTGGCTTACCTGTATTTGCTCTTTACTTCCAGCTGTTATGTTTGATATAGTCCAACAAGATTCTTTCTTGATGGATTTCTTATGATTTTGTGTCAAAAGGCTTAAAAGGTAAGGGAGTACACCATGATTGATCATCAACTAGCAAGATATAAACCAACACAATGAGgaaaatcaaatacaaaatctAAAAGAAAATAGGACTTGGACAGAAAGTGAAGACTGACAACTGCAACTCTGTCCCTTTTGATAGTATCAAGTAATTATTTCAACAGGTTACAAGTCATTACCTGAGTCTGCATATCATCATCTCCCGTCACAATATTTCCCACTGCACGAACAACAGGGATCAACACTGAAGCAGATTGGTGCCTAGAAATGAAATCATATACAAAGTTAGGGCAATCAACAATTGAAAAAACATGAACAGGATGTATAGTACAACTAATACTCACTTAAGGAGCTGCACCAATCGGCCACATACACCTGCGTCAATAATTTCTTGGATTTTGTCATTTGTGCCATCAGATAGGTATGATAAAGCCCAGCAGGCATCTGTCAGAACTTCTTCATCCTCCGACAAAATCAAACGCTCAAGAGCCGGAAGCGCAGGTTTCACCTGTCACACAATATATTAACAAAAGCAATAGGCAAAACTCAAAAGAGCTATCTCTATGGTTTGATTTAAATGAAACAATAGACGTGATTTAAATGAAACAATGGATATTACCAGCTCAAATGCAGGTGGTGGCTTTCCCCTACAGAAGTTTGATAAAGTCCATGTGGCATTTCTCAGCATTGAAATTCTGGTGTGCTCATTGAACTGGGCCAACAGTGAGACAAGGGCACCATGGTTGAGCACTAGATCACGACACTTAGGGGAGTCACCAGCGACATTTCCCAAAGCCCACACAGCCTACAATTTCATGGATATAGTTATTTAGTAAGCCGAAAAGGAAGAAGTATGTACAACCACATTCAAATACAAGATACCTGCTCTCTAACATCCTCACTAGGTGACCTAAGCAACGTGACAAATAGAGGAACTGCTCCGTGATCAATCACCACCTTAGTGTTCTCAGAAGTTCCAGATGCTATGTTTGTCAGCGTCCATGCAGCCTCAAACTAAACAAACAACAGTCAACATAAATAACTAATGACCACAAAACAAATTTCAACTACTCTACATACGCTACGTAATCATCTGTATCCGTACAACAAACACAAAAGTAGCAAATTCAAACACTTCGAACCTGAAGTAGAGGGGAGTCTTCCCTAGCAAGAAACTCAACAAAACGTGGCACAACACCAGATTGAATAACCTCCTCAATCGGAGGGGTCCGATctacaacaaaaattataaacaacaacattaacaatCACAGGTTAAATAACACCATTCTACAAGCAATTAATTAagacaaaaataaca harbors:
- the LOC25494113 gene encoding importin subunit alpha, coding for MPLRPNSKNDSKPDSKADARRNRYKVAVDAEDGRRRREDNMVEIRKNKREESLQKKRREGLQNQQQLPVTFDSKFESLPALVAGVLSNYGSAQLEATTLFRKLLSVDRTPPIEEVIQSGVVPRFVEFLAREDSPLLQFEAAWTLTNIASGTSENTKVVIDHGAVPLFVTLLRSPSEDVREQAVWALGNVAGDSPKCRDLVLNHGALVSLLAQFNEHTRISMLRNATWTLSNFCRGKPPPAFELVKPALPALERLILSEDEEVLTDACWALSYLSDGTNDKIQEIIDAGVCGRLVQLLKHQSASVLIPVVRAVGNIVTGDDDMQTQLMINHGVLPYLLSLLTQNHKKSIKKESCWTISNITAGSKEQIQAVIDAGLIAPLVRLLQNAEFDIKKEAAWAITNATAGGDHEQVKYLADQGCIKPLCDLLNCSDARIIMVCLEGLENILTVGEEEKRRGNTEDDNLYFQMIDVSEGFDKIENLQSHDNQEIYEKAVKILETYWSNDEDEMLPSDQSGFNFGSQNLPSGGFNFR